The genome window tttctctccatccttctctctctccctttttcttcctctctccctccctctcttttccccctttttctccctccctccctccctctccctctctctttctctctctccctccctctctgtctctctcgctctctcgctctcccgctTCATAGCTACTTATCAATGGGAGCGGCTAAGCAGTGTGTAGGGTCAGAGTAGCAGAAAGGGATTACGAAGTGTATGTTGATGATGACAGGGCACCTCTGCTGGTCACTGAAGCCCATCCAACAACACTAGTTACTGAGCATCCCACGGTGATTCAAACTTGATCAACTCTCGTTTGCATTTTACCAGTTAAAAAAGCTTGTTTTGGAAACACAAATATGCACTGATCTTGTTTTTTTCCACTGGAAATAATTGTGTTTGGATAATAGAAGGGGAAAGAATAGTTTGCGGTTCCAGTCGAGCGTAGCATTTATGGAACATAAAGTTGATCTATGTCTTTATTTTCAATCATTTCCTGGAAATCAGTATCCTAGGCCAACTTCCTGCCACTGTTCCTTTACTTCCTTCTTCCGGGAGCTGTATGGAGAAGCTCAGTGGCTCTGTGATTCTCTAGGCCTCTGTTCTGGAAGCTTGTCTGGGCCTCTGTTCTGGAAGCTTCTGGCCTCCTTTCTGGAAGCTTCCGAGGATTATTGTCTTAcacagtgtgtgctgggggcagtgtagccagacagacaggaagctggacaggcaaacaaacagacagacagacagacaagcagacaggcaaccaggcaggcaggcagccagggagaaagacagacagacagacagacagataggaagAGCTGGGTGAACCTGTCCTATACTGTACTCTGCCTGCATATTTCCTGTCCACCTTTACCCAACTCAAATCATACCAAAACTCCCTCAAAAATATACAGTAGAGTATATATTGTTGTATTCTTTGTtcagtatatatattttcttgtaCGTATTTTGTCTACACCAGGGTTTGTTTTGGTGTTATGAAAATAACACTTTGTGTATTTTGATAGTACAGTCAGATTAAGGTAGTAGAGGTAGGAAGATAGTAGGGTCAGAGTAGGGTGGTAGAGGTAGCTGATGGTAGGATCATGGTTATGGTTATGGTTAGGTTAGGGTAGCAGTCGTCCTACCTGTTATAAGGGTTCCTCAGTAGAAGAGCCTGGCTGCCTGTACAGGTGTCTGATGGGGTGTGACATCCATACACCGGAGGAGGGACACTGTACTGTTGCTctgctgcagacacacatacacacacacacacacacacacacacacatacacacacacacacacacacaggtgtttacAGCACAGTACACTGAAATTTTATTACTAAACCTTTTATACCGTTaagcaaaatagaaaaaaacaCAGTCACTTTTAACTTAACTTTTAATTCAATGCCTGTAATGTCTGACTCTGTTACACAAAGCCCTCCCTTTCCAGAGAGCAGTAAAGCTTAATACTGATAGTTCTGGGTCACTAACAGACAGTTCTCCTCAGAGGAAAACAAGAATATAACTCTACAACTCTACGTGGAGGATCCTGGGATATGTAGCCATACAGACCCAGAACAACAACATATGCCTCTTTGAAGCCACGGAAACACATATCTATCTCcatattcttctctctctttctcgctctctctatttccttctctattactctctccctctgtctatctcaatgtctctctccatcctctctccttccatctcttttACTCAGtcctattctttctctctctgtcactgtcctcccctctctctctctctctctctctctctctctctctctctctctctctctctctctctctctctctgtctgtctgtctgtctgtctgtctgtctgtctgtctgtctgtctgtctctgtctctgtctctgtctctgtctctctctgtctctctctctctctctctctctctctctctctctctctctctctctctctctctctctgtctctctctctctcatgttggATGGGTCCCAGGACAGTGCTGAACATTCCAAAGCACCTCATATCTCCGTTTTCTCAAGTTATCGTTTCCATATAAAAAGAGTCACCTAAATATTACGACAGTTCAATAATGAGCCCCACGCTCAACAGAGCGGTCTGCAGGGGTCAGGGACTGGATGGAATGCCTAGGATAGTGTGGAGGTTATCAGTCACTGGGAGGCCCACTGACCCAACCTCCGTACGACAGGAGGCTCCCAGGGTGAGCCCACTGTGCAGAaggcacatgtatgtgtgtccgcttgacatgtgtgtgtgtttgtttgtttttcatatgtactgtatgtgcaccCACGCACCCATCCAGAGCGCCGAACTCTGCCACTTACCTTCATTCTAAACACCCACACCTAACAAACATTTGACCATCGGAATTGTGGTCCTAGGGCTTACAAATATGAGACAGGGCTACCCTACTATGGACatgtttcatacacacacacgtgcacacacacatgccgagTGTCAGAATGTAAGTGGTTGGTTTTTTACCCATGCTGCTCTGCTGTGTGATGGCGTCCTCGTGCTTGAAGGCGGGGCTGGAGAACtggggggtgtggtgtgtgggggtgtggccgTAGTTGCTGCTGCCATCGAAAGCCATGGTGCTGTAACCTGGAGGACGCACAAACAGAAGCTCAACTGATCCACCATAACATGTCTGGAGACTAGTAAAGTGCAAAGTTCAATGTTCATGGTTGTAAGCCAAGAATTACAGTGAGATGCTTTTCATTTTGTTAAGTCTATCTATCTTTACCTATAACCCATTGTCCACAAATGTACTTtttacatgtgcacacacacacacacaccctgtggagAAGTGAAAGTGAGTGTCAAGAATCAAACAAACAAAGGATGGTCAAGCTTAGTCTGACTTCATGACCACTTCACCAAGAGTCATGCCTGAATGTGACCCAGGGAGGGGCTCGAGGTCATTaataacacactcactcacacacactcatacatgctcaagtacacacccacacacacacacagaaagtccATTAATTACAGCCGCCACTTTCACCAGTGCTCTGTCTGGGTAACGGggggtcaggggagggggggggtcggaggaggtgagcagggcCTCATTAAAAGTCTCTATTTGTCTTCTGAAGGGGAACTCCCAGtgcagtggagagagaaggggtcaaTTTTGATGCAACACTAAATGTTTTGGTGCTTGAGGCGTATTGCTAAGTTAATTAAAAgtcaaataatttaaaaaaaattaagaatcATTAAAAATGAGCTCCTCTTGATGTTGGTTTAGTTAGACACTGGTCTATTTCCACAGTAGTTTACAGTTCTGCGTAGTTGTACATAATGTGATAAAGACACTTGTGGATGAGACATAATATGTGGCTCTAGGGAAATGTTAGAAAATGTTGCTTGCATTTTAAACAAATAGTCTACTCAAAATGACCGAAGATTTAACAAACAAAGTATTTCAAATACAGAAAATATGAAATAACAGACACTCCTAAATcaatttattttacaaaaaaTAAAAGCCAATTGAAATGAATTATTTCATAAAATATCTTTGTAAATTCTGGAAAGCATATGCAGAAAGAGCTCTAAACTGAATTGATCTGAAATGAATTGAAACCTGAATTGACAAGATAAAGATAACTTAATTTTTATTTCACGTCAGTGCGCTGACTTTTAACAATTCAGTAATCAGTGTTTATCCTATGCTACCTCAGAATTTTTACTTCAGTTAACTGTTTTGACAACTCACTTGACATACATCAGACACATAATACTTGTACAAAAAAAGCCTCACTTTACATTTggttataaataaataacaatgcATAATTTCCAGGTAACctagtgtttgtatgtgtgtgtgagtgtgtgagtgtgtggacctAAAGTCAAGGTTTGTTTTGTAAACACTTAACCAGTTACAGTAGCAAATTATGTAATTTAAATAATgatgttatttttttatattttgtatGAGCCTCCAACTGAACTATTGAGTTTGAGAATGAACAGTTGCATTACAATGCAAGATGCAGAGATATGAGGTGATAACTGCAGACGGTTGTATTTCATGATGTGATACAACAATTTAGATAGCAATATATTAGAAGATGTTATTAAGTAGTTAATTTTTTatagaaaacaaacacagaaatcAGTATTGAGAGTTGAATGAGGCAGTTAAATACATTTAACGGCATTTAGAAAATGTTTCATTTGTGATACTCTTAAAACTAAATTTGTTTTATTGTTTATGATTCCGTCttggaaaaatgtatattcagtTGTGTTTCTTTCAGTGGATATTTAAATTATGTTATTGATACTAGTATTCAGACTGTAATATGCTCAGTACAATACTGAAACAAAACTGAAAATAAAGATGCAAGTTACTTAAATAAAATCGGACAGGATCCACTTAATTAggaataaatgtatttaattttATAACTTTTTATGAACATATATACATTATGTATTATGTATATACAGAATATGtattatttaaaaacaaatcttTATACATATATGTATAAAGAAAAAAATGGGTAATTATTTGGTTTCTTTTACAAACAGAAAgctgctaactgaaaaaatcATAACATAATGGAATAGTGAAAGCTATTAGAAAACATTGAGAGAAATAATAAATACTTTTAAGACAAACCCTACAATATGGAAAGTAAGAAACTACCAACTTGTTTTGATCTAATGACAGATAATTATTAAATTAATCATAAGTGACCAATTATACTGATAATAACAagcataaaacaaaacaacaaacagcTATTTGTtagaaataaaatattttcacaACAATAACATTGTACCTTTTTGTGTGGTAAAAAATATTTAACATATTTTTAAATACAGATTTCATCATTTCAAAAGAAGAACACTAACTAATCTGTGTATTTTATGTGTTTTAAACACTAGTTATAAATATTTGTACCCACAGTGGCACCGATGACCTCTATAAAGGAACAGAGAACACCCCCGTATAAATACACAGACAGAATCAGAGGAAcatatttcctccaggaaaccTAAACTCCCTCTGACTGTGACAGAAAATAAAGAGCACCACAGCGGGGATCTTACCCTGGTTTCTGGAGGGCgtctgtgtgtccatgcagtTGGTCAGGTAGGGTGCGTTGCTGAACATCCTGggctggtgggtgggggtgggctggcTGGGGGCCGACGGGGCTCCAAACGCCCCATAGCGACAGGCCCCGGTGCCCGTGAACTGCCCCGAGAAATGCACGGTGAAGGCGCTTAGGCCGCAGTGGGGGTCCTCGTGGGGGTCCGGAGCCCCCCAGCTGGGTTCCTGCTTGATGAAAGAGTGGGGGGCCAGGGAGCTGTAGGTGGGGGCGCTGTGGAAGTCCAGCACAGGTGCCCACTGCGGGGCAGAGGTGACAGGCAGGGCGGTGCAGCTGGAGTTAGGCCCGGCAGAGAGCGAGGGCACTGGAGGCAGTAGAGTGTTGAGGTCACGCACGTCTGAACCCATCTCTCTGTTTGGGAGCAACGTGGCAACGGGACACACCTGGAAACCACCCTGGGGTCTGGctgcaaaaaacacacaacctgATTGTGCTTTTCGGCCGGGTAGAGAACGCTACAAAGTTTTTGTCAGTGTTTACTAACCCGCTGACTCCTGCTGTTCTCTGAGAAGTCAAGTCCAACAAATCCTCATGGTGGAGGAGCTTCCTTGGTAAACCTGTCAAATCTTCGCTCGAGACAAAGTCAAATAAAAGTGTTTTAaaacagttttcttgtggtgAGCGTCGGTAGTCCATGCAGTGGGGTCTGGTCCGACGGGCAGCAGGGCTCTCTACTCTgtgaatggagaggagagagtggacgcggaggagtggaggagagtaggagtgaaggaggaggagaggagtagtcTTCTACTGCCTTGTTTTCCTTGGAGCCCCTCACGCTGCAGCTCCAaccccagacagggagaggggggcaggaggaggggcaagGGACCAATGAATAGTGAGAtgaaagagggagcgagagagagagagagagagagagagagagagagagagagagagagagagagagagagagagagtgtgagtgagggagtgagtgagctgGGTTTCATTCATTTACAGTACTGCCTTCTCTCACTTActctcactcacatacactccacacatcctcacacaatGCATCTTCTaaatctgtaggtgtgtgtgttgtgtttacaTTCAGGCTTAAAAAATTATTATAGAAATGCTTTCTATGAGAAATATATCTGTTCAATTGATCTTTAcgttctttatttttttaatctgtATTAAAAAGAAAGAATTTGTGATACTTTAACTGAAATCTGCATATTTTGGGAAAAGGCTTAATTTACATGTATTTACAAATATGGTTTCATAATTGAAAAAAGCcgttttataatattttttgccATAGgccatttgtttacattttgtaGCAACACAACATACCGTATTGGCCACAAAACTATCAATATAGCTTAATAGAGAATAAGATGACCGAATAGCACATTTGTCGCCCAATACAGCCCGTGTAGAATCTACATTTTTCGGCTGATGACTAAATGTCATTCGTTTAATCACTATTCATTCCCTATGTATGCGAAACAGTCTCATAAAATGGGGAGACGGTCGAAACGAAATTGTGTAACAATAATATAATGACAGTCAGTCAATGGAGAATGccaaacaataaacaaatagTCCTACTTTAAAATAGTTGCGTATTAATAGCCTAACAACATTAACAATAATACGAACAATTGTAAATTAGGTGTTTGTTATTTGTTAGCTGCTGAGCTATTTTATCTCAATTTAACCGGCGTGCCCTGCTTTTTAATGGTGCAAGACAATGAGAACCGGTACATTTCCGTCAAAACAGACGGGTGGGTGACCTTGGCCTTTTATTAAGGTAAAGTGTGTGATCCtactaaaaataaatgtttcaacACCATTCTTTGGTACAGGCTTGACAAAAAATGTACCCTACTTACATTACTAAATTAATAA of Osmerus mordax isolate fOsmMor3 chromosome 4, fOsmMor3.pri, whole genome shotgun sequence contains these proteins:
- the wt1a gene encoding WT1 transcription factor a isoform X5, which codes for MGSDVRDLNTLLPPVPSLSAGPNSSCTALPVTSAPQWAPVLDFHSAPTYSSLAPHSFIKQEPSWGAPDPHEDPHCGLSAFTVHFSGQFTGTGACRYGAFGAPSAPSQPTPTHQPRMFSNAPYLTNCMDTQTPSRNQGYSTMAFDGSSNYGHTPTHHTPQFSSPAFKHEDAITQQSSMEQQYSVPPPVYGCHTPSDTCTGSQALLLRNPYNSDNLYQMASQLECVAWNPVNTLASTIKRGHAAGYESDPNSPMVYSCSTQYRIHTHGVFRGLQDVRRVPGITPAIVRSETNEKRPFMCAYPGCNKRYFKLSHLQMHGRKHTGEKPYPCDFTDCGRRFSRSDQLKRHQRRHTGVKPFECETCQRKFSRSDHLKTHTRTHTGKTSEKPFNCRWPNCQKKFARSDELVRHHNMHQRNLTKLQLAI
- the wt1a gene encoding WT1 transcription factor a isoform X1, with the translated sequence MGSDVRDLNTLLPPVPSLSAGPNSSCTALPVTSAPQWAPVLDFHSAPTYSSLAPHSFIKQEPSWGAPDPHEDPHCGLSAFTVHFSGQFTGTGACRYGAFGAPSAPSQPTPTHQPRMFSNAPYLTNCMDTQTPSRNQGYSTMAFDGSSNYGHTPTHHTPQFSSPAFKHEDAITQQSSMAEQQYSVPPPVYGCHTPSDTCTGSQALLLRNPYNSSDNLYQMASQLECVAWNPVNTLASTIKSHAAGYESDPNSPMVYSCSTQYRIHTHGVFRGLQDVRRVPGITPAIVRSETNEKRPFMCAYPGCNKRYFKLSHLQMHGRKHTGEKPYPCDFTDCGRRFSRSDQLKRHQRRHTGVKPFECETCQRKFSRSDHLKTHTRTHTGKTSEKPFNCRWPNCQKKFARSDELVRHHNMHQRNLTKLQLAI
- the wt1a gene encoding WT1 transcription factor a isoform X2, yielding MGSDVRDLNTLLPPVPSLSAGPNSSCTALPVTSAPQWAPVLDFHSAPTYSSLAPHSFIKQEPSWGAPDPHEDPHCGLSAFTVHFSGQFTGTGACRYGAFGAPSAPSQPTPTHQPRMFSNAPYLTNCMDTQTPSRNQGYSTMAFDGSSNYGHTPTHHTPQFSSPAFKHEDAITQQSSMAEQQYSVPPPVYGCHTPSDTCTGSQALLLRNPYNSDNLYQMASQLECVAWNPVNTLASTIKSHAAGYESDPNSPMVYSCSTQYRIHTHGVFRGLQDVRRVPGITPAIVRSETNEKRPFMCAYPGCNKRYFKLSHLQMHGRKHTGEKPYPCDFTDCGRRFSRSDQLKRHQRRHTGVKPFECETCQRKFSRSDHLKTHTRTHTGKTSEKPFNCRWPNCQKKFARSDELVRHHNMHQRNLTKLQLAI
- the wt1a gene encoding WT1 transcription factor a isoform X9, which gives rise to MGSDVRDLNTLLPPVPSLSAGPNSSCTALPVTSAPQWAPVLDFHSAPTYSSLAPHSFIKQEPSWGAPDPHEDPHCGLSAFTVHFSGQFTGTGACRYGAFGAPSAPSQPTPTHQPRMFSNAPYLTNCMDTQTPSRNQGYSTMAFDGSSNYGHTPTHHTPQFSSPAFKHEDAITQQSSMAEQQYSVPPPVYGCHTPSDTCTGSQALLLRNPYNSDNLYQMASQLECVAWNPVNTLASTIKSHAAGYESDPNSPMVYSCSTQYRIHTHGVFRGLQDVRRVPGITPAIVRSETNEKRPFMCAYPGCNKRYFKLSHLQMHGRKHTGEKPYPCDFTDCGRRFSRSDQLKRHQRRHTGEKPFNCRWPNCQKKFARSDELVRHHNMHQRNLTKLQLAI
- the wt1a gene encoding WT1 transcription factor a isoform X8, which encodes MGSDVRDLNTLLPPVPSLSAGPNSSCTALPVTSAPQWAPVLDFHSAPTYSSLAPHSFIKQEPSWGAPDPHEDPHCGLSAFTVHFSGQFTGTGACRYGAFGAPSAPSQPTPTHQPRMFSNAPYLTNCMDTQTPSRNQGYSTMAFDGSSNYGHTPTHHTPQFSSPAFKHEDAITQQSSMAEQQYSVPPPVYGCHTPSDTCTGSQALLLRNPYNSDNLYQMASQLECVAWNPVNTLASTIKSHAAGYESDPNSPMVYSCSTQYRIHTHGVFRGLQDVRRVPGITPAIVRSETNEKRPFMCAYPGCNKRYFKLSHLQMHGRKHTGVKPFECETCQRKFSRSDHLKTHTRTHTGKTSEKPFNCRWPNCQKKFARSDELVRHHNMHQRNLTKLQLAI
- the wt1a gene encoding WT1 transcription factor a isoform X4 translates to MGSDVRDLNTLLPPVPSLSAGPNSSCTALPVTSAPQWAPVLDFHSAPTYSSLAPHSFIKQEPSWGAPDPHEDPHCGLSAFTVHFSGQFTGTGACRYGAFGAPSAPSQPTPTHQPRMFSNAPYLTNCMDTQTPSRNQGYSTMAFDGSSNYGHTPTHHTPQFSSPAFKHEDAITQQSSMAEQQYSVPPPVYGCHTPSDTCTGSQALLLRNPYNSDNLYQMASQLECVAWNPVNTLASTIKSHAAGYESDPNSPMVYSCSTQYRIHTHGVFRGLQDVRRVPGITPAIVRSETNEKRPFMCAYPGCNKRYFKLSHLQMHGRKHTGEKPYPCDFTDCGRRFSRSDQLKRHQRRHTGVKPFECETCQRKFSRSDHLKTHTRTHTGEKPFNCRWPNCQKKFARSDELVRHHNMHQRNLTKLQLAI
- the wt1a gene encoding WT1 transcription factor a isoform X6 → MGSDVRDLNTLLPPVPSLSAGPNSSCTALPVTSAPQWAPVLDFHSAPTYSSLAPHSFIKQEPSWGAPDPHEDPHCGLSAFTVHFSGQFTGTGACRYGAFGAPSAPSQPTPTHQPRMFSNAPYLTNCMDTQTPSRNQGYSTMAFDGSSNYGHTPTHHTPQFSSPAFKHEDAITQQSSMAEQQYSVPPPVYGCHTPSDTCTGSQALLLRNPYNSHAAGYESDPNSPMVYSCSTQYRIHTHGVFRGLQDVRRVPGITPAIVRSETNEKRPFMCAYPGCNKRYFKLSHLQMHGRKHTGEKPYPCDFTDCGRRFSRSDQLKRHQRRHTGVKPFECETCQRKFSRSDHLKTHTRTHTGKTSEKPFNCRWPNCQKKFARSDELVRHHNMHQRNLTKLQLAI